Genomic DNA from Longimicrobium sp.:
TCATCAACAAGGTGTGGGAAGAGGGGCGCGAGATGTCGCTGGGCCCGCTCGTCGGCGCCGCGAAGTCGCACCGCCTGTTCCGCGTCTGCCGCGACGACATGCCCGAAGGCGGCGAGCCCATCCCGGAAACGCTGTCGCTGAACCCGGCGGAGGTCGTCTACGTGCTGCCGGTCGCCGAGCCGATGAAGCCCGCCGAGCCGGCCATGGCGACGGAGCCGGCGAAGTCCGCCGAGTCAGAGAAGTCTGCCGAGTCGACGAAGTCCGCCGAGCCCGTGAAGCCCGCGGAGCCGGCCAAGTCTGCCGAGCCGGTGAAGCCCGCAGACTCGGTCAAGGCGACCGAGCCGGCGAAGTCCGTCGAGGCTCCGAAGCCGGTCGAGGCGCCGAAGTCCGCGAAGCCGGGGAAGGCTGCCGATGCCTGATTCGCCCACGATCGGGGGGCGCGCCAGCGGCATCCTGCTTCATCCCACTTCCCTGCCCGGCCCTGGAATCGGCGACCTGGGCGAGCACGCGTTCCGGTTCGTCGACTGGCTGGTGGAGGCCGGGCAGTCGCTCTGGCAACTGCTGCCACTGGTGGCGGTAAACGAAGGAGGGTCGCCGTACAACGCCCTCTCCGCCTTCGCGGGGAACCCGCTGCTGATCAGCTCCGCGGAGCTTCACCTTCACGGGCTGCTCCCCGCCGGCTCCGTCGCGCCGCCGCAGGAGATGGACGACGACTGCGTGGATTTCGGCGTCGTCGCCGCGTGGAAGGACGAGGTAGTCCGACGCGCGTACCGCGTGCTGGTGGAGTCGGAAGACGAGGAGCTGCGGGCGGAATTCGCGCGCTACCAGGACGTGAACGCGGAGTGGCTGCCGGACTACGCGCTCTTCCGCGCGCTCCGCGAGCGGCACGGCGGCAAGGGCTGGGTGGCGTGGCCGGATGCGCTGCGCCGTCGCGACTCCGCCGCCCTGGCGCAGGCGCGGCGCGAGTTGGCGAATGCCGTGGAGCGGCACGCCTACGCGCAGTACCTGTTCGACCTTCAGTGGTCCGCCGTGCGCCGCTACGCCAACGCGCACGGCATACAGATCGTGGGCGACGTTCCCATCTTCGTCGCACACGACAGCGCCGACGTGTGGGCCCACCAGCGCCTATTCAACTTGGACGACGACGGTATGCCGACGGAGGTTTCGGGCGTGCCGCCGGACTACTTCAGCGAAACCGGGCAGCGCTGGGGCAATCCGCTCTACCGCTGGGACGTGCTGAAGCAGGACGGCTACCGCTGGTGGATCGAGCGCTTCCGCCGCACGCTGGAGATGGTGGATGTGGTGCGAGTGGACCAC
This window encodes:
- the malQ gene encoding 4-alpha-glucanotransferase, with the protein product MPDSPTIGGRASGILLHPTSLPGPGIGDLGEHAFRFVDWLVEAGQSLWQLLPLVAVNEGGSPYNALSAFAGNPLLISSAELHLHGLLPAGSVAPPQEMDDDCVDFGVVAAWKDEVVRRAYRVLVESEDEELRAEFARYQDVNAEWLPDYALFRALRERHGGKGWVAWPDALRRRDSAALAQARRELANAVERHAYAQYLFDLQWSAVRRYANAHGIQIVGDVPIFVAHDSADVWAHQRLFNLDDDGMPTEVSGVPPDYFSETGQRWGNPLYRWDVLKQDGYRWWIERFRRTLEMVDVVRVDHFRGFESYWSVPADEETAIHGEWMPGPGRELFDAARRELGALPLIAEDLGIITDEVEALRDDLALPGMRVLQFAFGGDDPENPHLPGNYVHNAVAYTGTHDNDTALGWYADADGDARRAVQKMAAGDGDMHWRMIETVLNSDAGWAVMPLQDVLGLGGQARMNTPGVPEGNWAWRFRHGALTAELAQRLAELVRASGRAPDPRVPVGIATDEAEEEE